GCACCGGTGAAGCAAGCCAAGCAGGAGCTCGCGATGAGCAGCGTCGGCCGGCGCATCGGCAAAGTTGTGATCGAGGCCGAAGAGCTGTCCGTGACAGCAAATGGCCAGCCGGGAGGGCCCTCGCTGCTGCGGGATTTCACCTACAGCTTCAGTCCCGAGGATCGAGTCGGGATCATCGGCCCCAACGGCAGCGGGAAATCCACCCTTCTCGATCTCATCGCTGGCCGCCGCCAGGCCACCACCGGCTCCCTGCGGCTTGGTGACACGGTTCACCTCGGCTACCTCGACCAGCACACCGATGCTCTCAGCGAGGGACGCGGTCTCGAGCGCAAGGTGATCGAATTTGTGGAAGAGGCGGCCTCCAGGATCGACCTCGGTGGCGAACAGTTGAGTGCATCCCAGCTTCTGGAACGATTCCTGTTTCCCCCAGCCCAACAGCACAGCCCTCTCAACAAACTCTCGGGTGGCGAACGCAGGCGTCTGAGCCTGTGCAGGATGTTGATCCAGGCGCCCAATGTGCTGTTACTGGACGAACCCACCAACGATCTCGACGTCCAGACCCTGAGTGTTCTTGAGGATCTACTCGAGGATTTCCGTGGTTGTGTCGTTGTGGTGTCGCACGATCGTTATTTCCTCGACCGCACGATTGATCGGTTGTTCTGTTTCGAAGACGGTCGCCTGAAGCGGTTCGAGGGCAACTACAGCGCCTTCCTTGAGCACAAACGCGCCCTGGAGAAGAGCAGCTCCGCGCCATCATCTGTTCCGAAAGAGTCCGCCAACCCCAAGAAGAAGCCAGCGAAATCAGCCGATTCAGGCCCACGCCGCCGCAGTTTCAAAGAGTCCAGAGAGCTAGAGACGCTGGAGCGGACACTGCCAGACCTGGAAAAGCGCAAGGCCGATCTTGAGGAGGCGATTGGATCAGGGCAAGGTGACCTCACCCATCTCAGTCACGATCTGGCCGCACTGCTCGAGCAACTTCAAGAGAGCGAAGAGCGCTGGTTGGAACTCAGTGAACTGGCTCCTTGAGTGAGCGACGCCGTCGACGGGGATGCAAAGGCTCTGAGGCCAAAGGGCAACTCAAAGGCTGCTGTGGCTGTCCTGCCCATGGAGCTGGCTGGGATCCACCACCAGAAGCTTCAGCCAGCTTCATGGCTGTGGGCTTGTAATCGCTCACCGAACGATGCAAGGCCATCTGGTCGCCCATCTGCCGCAGGTAAAGATCGAGTGACCACTGCACCGCGTTGTGTTCAAACGCCTCGCAGGCTGCCTTGATGGAACTGAAGCGTTGACTGACAAGCCCCGAAGGAGCGCACTGCTTCCACTCCAGAACTTGATGGAATGTCAGACCCGATCGCCATTGCCGCTGTTCTGACAGGTAGCAGAAGCCTTCTGGGCCGTTGATCCAAAAGACCCTTCCCTCTTCGTCCATGAAATGGCGACCTTGTCGCTGCTGGATCCTCACCATGGGATCGATGCACACGCTGATCTTCTGGTAGCTGTTAACACAAGTGCGTGGCAAGCGTGTTGTTACGGAAACCTCGTCTCCGCCCTCATCGCTGGCACGTCCGCCCATCAGCCGTATGGTGTGGACGTCGCCATTGGCCTGGACGCGCCAACGATTCCATGAAATCCATCGACGAGCACATCAAAAAGGACCAGTCCGAACTCGAGTCGGCCAAGGCTGAAGGGAACGATGCCAAGGTTCGTCACATCAGTGAAGAGCTGGAGTCTTTGCAGGAATACAAAAAAGAGCACCCCGAAGATTCCCACGATCCAACGCCTCTGGAGCTCTACTGCGAAGCCAATCCCGAAGCTGACGAATGTCGGGTCTACGACGACTGACGCCTCACCGTTCACCATTCAGTGCCATTGAAAAGCGGGGCGATTGCCCCGCTTTTTGCTTTTAAATCCCCCTGCCCATGGGGCTTCTGAAGACTCACTGGTCTTCATTGAAGTCCGCAGGGCTACCGGTGAGGCTGCAGACCACCGACTCCTCCGGCTTCATCTCGCGAATCTCGGCGATCGGACGCCCGCGGCGACGAAGGGCTTCGATCTCTTCACGGGTCTGACAACGGGCGATCAGTTGTCCCTGATCGTCAAAGCAACTGAAAAAAGTCATGAGATTGGGTTCATCCTCATGTCCTTTATCGCCGGGACACCGGCATCGGACAAGGGCGGATGTGCCCCCGCACACCGGGGCAAACCGGAGGCTGTCACACGCCGAGCTGCTGCCAGACCTGATCCAGCAAGGCATCCAGCCCCTTTCCCATCACAGCGGAAATCAGCAGAGGACGACGCCCACTCGAGGCCTCCAGACTCTCCAGCAGTTCCTCTCTCCCCTGCTCATCGAGAAGTTCGAGTTTGTTCACCGCCAGCAGGCGTGGACGGCTCACCAGCCCATGGCCATAGGCCTCGAGCTCCTTTTCCACCACACGCAGATCGCCGAGAGGATCGTCGGCCCCGCCATCCACCAGATGAATCAGCAAGCGGGTGCGCTCGATGTGGCGTAGAAAGTCATGGCCCAGGCCAGCGCCTTGGGCCGCGCCCGCAATCAACCCTGGAATGTCTGCAAACACGGTGCCGTCCCCCGAGGGCCTGCGCACCACGCCGAGATTCGGCACCAGGGTGGTGAAGGGATAGTCAGCAATTTTGGGACGGGCTGCGGAGAGAACACTGATCAGGGTGCTTTT
The sequence above is a segment of the Synechococcus sp. PROS-7-1 genome. Coding sequences within it:
- a CDS encoding ABC-F family ATP-binding cassette domain-containing protein; its protein translation is MSLISLVDASKDFGIRTLFEGLTLHVREGDRLGLIGPNGAGKSTLLRVLAGLEPLGSGERRCSGRLRVELVGQDSRVNPGLTVLEQVLAGCGAKRDLLLRFSEVSEAVAQSPDDMALMGELGALSERMDEEEAWALEQQCQEVLQRLGITDLHRPVEDLSGGYRKRVGLASALVACPDVLLLDEPTNHLDAAAVEWLQSWLDRYPGAVVLVTHDRYVLDQVTRRIVEVERGVASSIDGNYSAYLQRKADQEVANAAEAARFKSVMRRELAWLRQGPKARSTKQRARIERIEALKAAPVKQAKQELAMSSVGRRIGKVVIEAEELSVTANGQPGGPSLLRDFTYSFSPEDRVGIIGPNGSGKSTLLDLIAGRRQATTGSLRLGDTVHLGYLDQHTDALSEGRGLERKVIEFVEEAASRIDLGGEQLSASQLLERFLFPPAQQHSPLNKLSGGERRRLSLCRMLIQAPNVLLLDEPTNDLDVQTLSVLEDLLEDFRGCVVVVSHDRYFLDRTIDRLFCFEDGRLKRFEGNYSAFLEHKRALEKSSSAPSSVPKESANPKKKPAKSADSGPRRRSFKESRELETLERTLPDLEKRKADLEEAIGSGQGDLTHLSHDLAALLEQLQESEERWLELSELAP
- a CDS encoding CP12 domain-containing protein, which encodes MKSIDEHIKKDQSELESAKAEGNDAKVRHISEELESLQEYKKEHPEDSHDPTPLELYCEANPEADECRVYDD